The stretch of DNA GCCACGATCTCGTCGCGGCGCTTCGGGTTGGTCGGGAAGGCGAGCATCATGTAGGGCGAGGCGAGGCCCTTCGGGTTCACGAGGTAGTCGGCCTCGCGCTCGCGCAGCACCGAGGGCGCGAAGGGCATCCAGAAGTCGCGGTTCTTGATCATCCGGTTGATGAGCCCGACGACGCGGTGGTCGGCGGGGTTCGCCAGGATGGAGCGGTTGCCGAGCGCGCGCGCGCCGAACTCCATGCGCCCGGCGCAGCGCGCGACGACGCCGTCGGCGACGAGCAGCTCCGCGATCTTCTCCTCCATGCGCGCGGGCTCGCTGACACGATGGCGAGCGGCGAGGTCACGCGTTCGGATCACGGCCTCCGCGTCGGCATCGTCCACCGAGGTCCCGAGATACGCGGGGCCGAGGGGCCGCGGCGCGGGCGCCGTCCCCCGCGCCGCGCAGAGCTCCAGATAGCCGAGGTACGCCGCGCCGATCGCGTTCGATTCGTCGCCGCACGACGGGAAGACGAAGAGGTCCGACACCCAGGGCTCCTCCGCGAGGAGCATGTTCGCCTTCACGTTCATGAAGACGCCGCCGCCCAGCGCCAGCCGCTCGGCGCCGTAGCGCTGGCGCGCGAGCCGTGCCCACGCGAGGAGCGCCTCCTCGAGCAGGCGCTGCGCGCCGCCGGCGATCGCGTCGAACCGGTGACCGAGGGTCGCCGCGAGGAGCGTCCGGTAGAGCGGGCCCCGCGTCTTCCACTCGAAGCGGCACGGCGCGGCCGGGGCGAAGTCGAAGACCGTGCGGAGGGCCGCCAGCGCGCTCTCGGCCGCTCCCGCCGGTGCGTAGGGTGCCAACCCCATCACCTTGTACTCGTGCTCGCCGGGCTTCATGCCGAGGAGGAGCGTGACGAGCGTGTAGAAGGAGCCGAGCGAGCCCGGACCGCTCCGGGTGGCCTCGCGGCGCTCGAGCGCGGTCGCGCGCGCCGCCGAGATCGTCGCACAGAGGCCGTCGCCCGAGTTGTCGTTGGTGAGGACGAGCGCCTCGCGGCCGCCGAACGGCGAGCCGAAGTACGCCGCCGCCGCGTGGCAGGTGTGGTGGTCTACGATGCGCACGCGCTCCGCGG from Candidatus Methylomirabilota bacterium encodes:
- a CDS encoding carbamoyltransferase C-terminal domain-containing protein, translating into MIVLGISETHCATAAILRDGAVVGGASEERFSRLKNDAGYPRRAIDALLRELGLDRGAIDLVVLGGTRIPAYEWMNRIMRDEAYRRRYYGVGLEAPRRGLSGRARKLGARLGLLDPAPGKAPLGDAERRAFVTGHLGVPAERVRIVDHHTCHAAAAYFGSPFGGREALVLTNDNSGDGLCATISAARATALERREATRSGPGSLGSFYTLVTLLLGMKPGEHEYKVMGLAPYAPAGAAESALAALRTVFDFAPAAPCRFEWKTRGPLYRTLLAATLGHRFDAIAGGAQRLLEEALLAWARLARQRYGAERLALGGGVFMNVKANMLLAEEPWVSDLFVFPSCGDESNAIGAAYLGYLELCAARGTAPAPRPLGPAYLGTSVDDADAEAVIRTRDLAARHRVSEPARMEEKIAELLVADGVVARCAGRMEFGARALGNRSILANPADHRVVGLINRMIKNRDFWMPFAPSVLREREADYLVNPKGLASPYMMLAFPTNPKRRDEIVAALHPQDGTARAHIVDEAWNPGYHRVIREFEARTGIGAVLNTSFNLHGEPLVCSAEDAVDTFERSGLPHLALGRFLISKK